Proteins from a genomic interval of Mycobacterium conspicuum:
- a CDS encoding MCE family protein: MTASSRTRTLLGLGTLAVLTVTGCTFHGLNSLPLPGAVGNGPNANIYHVEIANVGTLESNSPVMIHDVIVGSVGKMTFQSWHADVEVRVKPGTVIPANAEATVGQTSLLGSMHLELDPPADQPPAAPLKPGATIPLSKSSSYPSTEQTLASLSAVVNTGGLGQVGDIIHNFNTALSGHQDAVRDLITRLDRFVTVLNNQRDALVASIEQLNRLTATLGGQRDVITEALRKLPPALEVLIAEKPRIINALNKLRVFADTAAAVVNDTQADLVKNLKNLEPTMHALADVGPGIDDALVEFLVFPYGQNLIDRGLKGDYMNLFAVGDITVPRLKKTALLGTRWGLEGAQIVPAPGDPGYDWYYTNNPLYVGVQSVPPSGVTVPPPPPPLGPMVLTPGGPVPSSPPPPSVPLSLTQPPPWAVLPNPAAPQPPSGPVPAAPNSPPAPVFPPMDEGDR; this comes from the coding sequence ATGACCGCTAGCTCACGCACGCGCACCCTGCTGGGCCTGGGCACCCTGGCGGTACTGACAGTCACCGGCTGCACCTTCCACGGCCTGAACTCGCTTCCGCTGCCCGGCGCGGTCGGAAACGGCCCGAATGCCAACATCTATCACGTCGAAATCGCCAACGTCGGCACCCTGGAATCCAATTCCCCGGTCATGATCCACGACGTCATCGTCGGCAGCGTCGGCAAGATGACATTTCAAAGCTGGCATGCCGACGTCGAGGTCCGCGTCAAACCCGGCACAGTCATCCCCGCCAACGCGGAGGCCACCGTCGGGCAGACCAGCCTGCTGGGATCGATGCACCTCGAGCTCGATCCGCCCGCTGACCAGCCGCCGGCCGCACCACTGAAACCGGGCGCCACCATCCCGCTGAGCAAATCATCGTCCTACCCCTCCACCGAGCAGACGCTGGCCTCCCTGTCAGCAGTCGTCAACACCGGGGGCCTGGGCCAGGTCGGCGACATCATCCACAACTTCAACACCGCACTGTCCGGACACCAGGACGCGGTGCGCGATCTGATCACCCGCCTCGACCGCTTCGTGACAGTACTGAATAACCAGCGCGACGCCCTCGTGGCCTCCATCGAGCAGCTCAACCGGCTCACCGCCACACTGGGCGGACAGCGCGACGTGATCACTGAGGCGTTGCGCAAGTTGCCGCCCGCGCTCGAGGTTCTCATCGCTGAGAAACCGCGCATCATCAACGCGCTGAACAAGCTGCGAGTATTCGCCGACACCGCGGCGGCCGTGGTCAACGACACCCAGGCCGATCTGGTCAAAAACCTGAAAAACCTGGAACCGACGATGCACGCGCTCGCTGATGTCGGACCCGGAATCGACGATGCGCTCGTCGAATTCCTGGTGTTTCCATACGGCCAGAACCTCATCGACCGTGGACTCAAGGGTGACTACATGAACCTGTTCGCAGTCGGCGACATCACGGTGCCCAGGCTTAAAAAGACCGCCCTGCTGGGCACCCGTTGGGGCCTGGAAGGCGCACAGATTGTGCCCGCACCGGGAGACCCCGGCTATGACTGGTACTACACCAACAATCCGCTCTATGTCGGCGTGCAGTCGGTGCCGCCCAGCGGCGTCACAGTCCCACCCCCGCCTCCGCCGTTGGGGCCGATGGTGCTCACGCCGGGTGGACCCGTGCCATCGAGCCCGCCCCCACCAAGCGTGCCGCTCTCGTTAACGCAGCCCCCGCCGTGGGCGGTCCTGCCCAATCCCGCCGCACCGCAGCCTCCTTCCGGCCCCGTGCCCGCCGCGCCGAATTCCCCTCCGGCGCCGGTGTTCCCGCCGATGGACGAAGGTGACCGCTAG
- a CDS encoding MCE family protein: MLTRLVRVQLVIFTIASIIGLVVMVFTYLQAPTLLGVGRITVTVELPDTGGLYRFSNVTYRGVEVGKVTAVNVTHTGAKATLSLATSPKVPAALHADVRSISAVGEQYIDLQPRNDAPPYLHDGSVIAMADTTIPQDVGPLLDQTSALIDSIPKEKLGQLLDESFRAFNGAGYDLGSLADSAAKLSADANAVADHSRDLVQDSAPLLDSQADTTDAIRIWAHSLAGLTGQLVTNDPQLRTLLRTGPGAAEEASRLLEQLKPTLPVLLANLSSVGQVLVTYRPDVEQVLVLFPPFLANLLSEAGDHNPTGIGQGDFTLSIADPPSCTVGFLPPNQWRSPADTTVIDTPKNLYCKLPQDSPLAVRGARNYPCMGKPGKRAPTVEICDSDKPYEPLSMREHLLGPYPLDPNLLAQGVPPDDRITERDHIFGPVEGTPPQTAPEPGAPQQPPPGAPLPAEPPEGANSPAPPAGAPSPAPIPPTDTGGAAPAAPSALRSNSSRHQPSLAFAQYDPASGTYVTPDGQTYRRSDLATREAATTWQDLILRQHT; encoded by the coding sequence ATGCTCACTCGGCTCGTACGTGTTCAGCTGGTGATCTTCACCATCGCCTCGATCATCGGACTGGTGGTGATGGTCTTCACCTATCTACAGGCACCCACCTTGCTGGGCGTGGGCCGCATCACTGTCACAGTGGAGCTGCCCGATACCGGCGGCCTGTATCGCTTTTCCAATGTCACCTACCGCGGAGTGGAAGTCGGCAAGGTCACCGCGGTCAACGTGACTCACACCGGCGCCAAAGCCACGCTCTCGCTTGCCACCTCACCTAAGGTTCCCGCAGCTCTTCACGCCGACGTGCGCAGCATCTCCGCGGTCGGCGAACAATACATCGACCTGCAACCCCGCAACGACGCGCCACCATACCTACATGACGGCTCGGTCATTGCCATGGCCGACACCACGATCCCCCAAGACGTGGGGCCGCTGCTCGACCAGACCAGTGCGCTGATCGACAGCATCCCGAAAGAAAAGCTCGGCCAGCTACTCGACGAATCGTTCAGGGCCTTCAACGGCGCCGGCTACGACCTCGGTTCATTAGCCGATTCCGCGGCAAAGCTGTCCGCCGACGCCAACGCAGTCGCCGACCACAGCCGCGACCTCGTCCAAGACAGCGCGCCACTACTGGACTCACAGGCCGACACCACCGACGCCATCCGGATCTGGGCACACAGCCTGGCCGGCCTCACTGGCCAGCTCGTCACCAACGATCCGCAACTGCGAACCCTGCTGCGCACCGGCCCCGGCGCCGCCGAAGAGGCATCACGCCTGCTCGAACAGCTCAAACCCACGTTACCGGTGCTGCTGGCCAACCTGAGTTCAGTGGGCCAGGTTTTGGTGACCTACCGGCCCGACGTCGAGCAGGTGCTGGTGTTGTTCCCGCCGTTTCTGGCCAACCTGCTCTCCGAAGCCGGCGACCATAACCCCACCGGCATCGGACAAGGCGACTTCACACTCAGCATCGCCGACCCCCCATCGTGCACAGTCGGATTCCTCCCACCCAACCAATGGCGTTCTCCCGCTGACACCACCGTGATCGACACCCCCAAAAACTTGTATTGCAAGCTGCCCCAGGACTCACCGCTGGCTGTGCGGGGGGCCCGCAACTATCCTTGTATGGGCAAACCCGGCAAGCGGGCACCGACCGTAGAAATCTGCGACAGCGACAAGCCCTACGAACCCCTGTCCATGCGTGAACACCTCCTAGGGCCCTACCCGCTGGATCCGAACCTGCTGGCACAAGGCGTGCCGCCCGATGACCGCATCACCGAGCGCGACCACATTTTCGGCCCCGTAGAGGGCACACCGCCGCAAACAGCGCCCGAGCCGGGGGCACCACAGCAGCCTCCGCCAGGGGCACCGCTTCCTGCGGAACCACCCGAGGGTGCCAACAGCCCCGCGCCCCCGGCCGGTGCGCCCTCACCGGCGCCTATCCCGCCGACCGACACCGGCGGCGCCGCCCCTGCAGCGCCAAGTGCGTTGCGCAGCAACAGTTCTCGCCACCAGCCCTCGCTAGCCTTCGCCCAATACGACCCTGCCAGCGGAACCTATGTGACACCTGACGGTCAGACCTACCGGCGATCGGACCTGGCCACTCGAGAGGCGGCCACAACATGGCAAGACCTGATATTGCGACAACACACATGA
- a CDS encoding Rv2253/PknI dimerization domain-containing protein gives MAAAIGTAVVMAPPAGAAFCDPPLNGTFAAVSDGKWAKTNDVFHDEAPVNSTWTVSTSCTADFPNCAGQVASSQGWSAPAICQAGGMWYVRRHLDHWERCGDGTDAPGDQLFYFSPQLSGASSFSAVATFYGLDRTVGPSGGCGINKPLVIEIPFQLTKIG, from the coding sequence GTGGCCGCGGCCATCGGCACCGCGGTAGTGATGGCGCCGCCCGCCGGGGCGGCCTTTTGCGACCCGCCACTCAACGGAACCTTCGCAGCAGTCTCCGATGGGAAATGGGCCAAGACCAACGACGTGTTTCACGACGAGGCACCGGTCAACAGCACATGGACCGTCAGCACATCATGCACCGCCGATTTCCCTAACTGCGCTGGACAGGTCGCCAGCAGCCAGGGATGGAGCGCGCCGGCGATCTGCCAAGCCGGCGGGATGTGGTACGTACGACGCCATCTCGACCACTGGGAACGCTGCGGTGATGGCACCGACGCGCCCGGCGACCAACTGTTCTACTTTTCGCCACAGTTGTCGGGCGCATCAAGCTTTTCTGCTGTGGCAACCTTCTATGGCCTCGATAGGACGGTCGGCCCCAGCGGGGGATGCGGCATCAACAAACCCCTGGTCATCGAAATACCGTTCCAGCTGACCAAGATCGGGTGA
- a CDS encoding alpha/beta fold hydrolase: MNAENTTRLHAETTGITFPGLVLIHGAMHAADCWDLLTAELAKAAPALRVLTVDLPGRRTKPGDLNNARIADWADSVVADINAAGFGDVVVAGHSIAGLTVPKVIAKLGPERVCEIIFIAAVIPTQGWSSLSRVPAPLVPLTRLAASAGKPIQMPGAVARLVLCNGMTRAQRRVALSKLHPESSKILIEAVDRSDMPTTVRRTWIMTGKDRTLSPRRQHDCIDALGGVDTLLCIDTCHDAMISEPKRLAAILAERCRL, from the coding sequence GTGAACGCCGAGAACACGACCCGCCTTCATGCAGAGACAACCGGAATCACATTTCCCGGTCTTGTGCTGATCCACGGTGCCATGCATGCTGCCGACTGCTGGGATCTCCTTACTGCCGAGTTAGCGAAAGCGGCCCCGGCGTTGCGTGTGCTGACTGTGGACCTTCCGGGCCGCCGCACCAAACCCGGCGACCTAAACAATGCTCGGATAGCCGACTGGGCTGACTCTGTTGTGGCCGACATCAACGCCGCGGGATTCGGTGATGTTGTGGTGGCGGGGCATTCGATCGCCGGTCTCACCGTGCCGAAAGTCATCGCAAAGCTAGGCCCCGAGCGAGTATGCGAAATAATTTTCATTGCCGCCGTCATTCCCACCCAGGGATGGTCGAGTCTGTCCAGGGTCCCCGCGCCTTTGGTGCCGCTCACCCGCTTGGCGGCATCTGCTGGCAAACCTATCCAGATGCCCGGTGCCGTTGCCCGACTTGTGTTGTGCAACGGCATGACACGCGCGCAGCGTCGGGTCGCGTTGTCGAAACTGCACCCGGAGTCCTCGAAGATCCTGATCGAAGCTGTCGATCGAAGCGACATGCCGACCACGGTGCGCCGCACCTGGATCATGACGGGAAAAGATCGAACGTTGTCGCCGCGCCGACAGCACGACTGCATCGACGCATTAGGCGGCGTTGACACACTGCTGTGCATCGATACGTGCCACGATGCCATGATCAGCGAGCCGAAACGCCTTGCCGCGATCCTGGCCGAGCGATGCAGGCTCTGA
- a CDS encoding GMC family oxidoreductase, protein MKRARATKDSAEPEPADYVVVGSGSAGAIVARRLADTGAAVTLIESGRQRRGPLVTVPGMCGAIHAVTALQRLVTWPAYSVPQRHMKGRKLPQSHGRILGGGSVINGMAFVRGNQQNYDDWAADGATGWGFSEVLPAFRRLESFEDGPSDLRGGEGPIAVERATGLASVTESYMAALAATAGVGMNDDYNGARQPGVAPIQQSARAGRRAGTDRGYLWDAPPNLRVLTGATATRAIVKDGRAAGVELVAGRNRRPLGPAHASREVIISAGSLGSPRLLMLSGIGHAAHLREHGIKVIADLPVGDNLHDHLFVPMSYQAPGGRSASPLSFAKAAIGECVRPRSTHLAHTPFEAVAFVDSGMRTATDVPDLQMFILPMGYPENQDQPGMHLPDSSPSLTLMPTMIYPDSRGTVRLASTDPFTAPLIDPNYLAETRDLATLVAGMELVRETLAHQAIAQEVGREMLPGSDHHDADLAEFVRRNASGVYHPVGTCRMGTDERAVVDPTLRVRGVEGLRVADASIMPSIVGGNTNAASMMIGERAAELIIGT, encoded by the coding sequence ATGAAGCGAGCACGGGCGACCAAGGATTCTGCCGAGCCGGAACCGGCGGACTACGTCGTCGTGGGGTCGGGCAGCGCAGGGGCGATCGTGGCCCGCCGGCTGGCCGACACCGGCGCCGCGGTCACCCTGATCGAGTCGGGACGCCAGCGGCGTGGCCCACTGGTCACGGTCCCCGGCATGTGCGGGGCCATCCACGCGGTCACGGCCCTACAGCGGTTGGTCACCTGGCCGGCTTATAGCGTTCCGCAACGACATATGAAGGGCCGCAAGCTTCCCCAGTCTCACGGCCGGATCCTCGGCGGCGGCAGCGTGATCAACGGGATGGCATTTGTGCGCGGGAATCAGCAGAACTACGACGACTGGGCGGCCGACGGGGCGACAGGCTGGGGATTCTCCGAGGTGCTACCGGCCTTCCGACGGCTGGAGAGTTTCGAGGACGGTCCCAGCGATCTGCGCGGCGGAGAGGGCCCGATTGCAGTGGAACGGGCCACGGGCCTGGCGAGTGTCACCGAAAGCTACATGGCCGCGCTGGCGGCGACCGCAGGGGTCGGGATGAATGACGACTACAACGGTGCGCGGCAACCCGGGGTGGCGCCGATACAGCAAAGCGCGCGCGCCGGCCGGAGAGCAGGCACCGATCGTGGGTACCTGTGGGACGCACCGCCGAATCTGCGGGTGCTCACCGGAGCCACCGCTACCCGCGCGATAGTGAAGGACGGCCGCGCCGCGGGCGTGGAGTTGGTCGCGGGCCGCAACCGGCGACCACTGGGTCCTGCACACGCGAGCCGCGAGGTGATCATCAGCGCCGGATCGCTGGGTTCACCGCGACTTCTGATGCTCTCCGGCATCGGCCATGCCGCCCACTTACGTGAACATGGGATCAAGGTGATAGCTGACCTTCCGGTCGGTGACAACCTGCACGATCATCTGTTTGTGCCGATGTCCTACCAGGCACCCGGCGGGCGGAGCGCATCGCCGCTGAGTTTCGCCAAGGCAGCGATTGGTGAATGTGTACGGCCACGATCGACGCATCTAGCGCACACTCCGTTCGAGGCCGTGGCCTTTGTCGACAGCGGAATGCGGACGGCCACCGACGTTCCGGACTTGCAGATGTTCATCCTTCCAATGGGCTATCCCGAGAATCAGGACCAGCCCGGCATGCACCTGCCTGATTCGTCACCGTCCCTGACGCTCATGCCCACGATGATCTATCCCGACAGCCGAGGAACCGTGCGACTGGCCTCCACAGATCCATTCACCGCTCCCCTGATCGATCCTAACTACCTGGCCGAAACCCGAGATCTGGCGACCCTGGTCGCCGGCATGGAGCTCGTCAGGGAGACGTTGGCACACCAGGCGATCGCACAGGAGGTCGGACGCGAGATGCTGCCCGGTTCCGATCACCACGACGCCGACCTCGCGGAATTCGTGCGTCGAAACGCTTCGGGCGTGTATCACCCAGTCGGGACGTGCCGAATGGGTACCGACGAACGCGCGGTCGTCGATCCCACACTACGAGTACGCGGCGTGGAAGGACTCCGCGTGGCCGATGCATCGATCATGCCGAGCATCGTCGGCGGCAATACCAATGCTGCGTCGATGATGATCGGAGAGCGGGCCGCCGAACTGATCATCGGCACTTGA